tattttcttgtttcatGCTCCCTGAAATATGTTAAAACTCAAGGTATTAGTCTTGTCAATACAACCTAGTGTGTGGGATATGCAATGTCATTGTCAACGAATGAAATTTCTattctggactaaaattcaactGTCTGCAATAACATTGAGCATTTCATACATAGAGGCAGTCAACTGAACACTTGGTAATTTGATATGAGTTTGGgagtggaaaaaaaaattttatcatgcaaaaCAGAACAAACCTACCAggaaatacataaaaaattacagcccCTTGGCAAATAACGTGATTTGGTTTTCCTTGAGATATGAATTTAGCCTGtattttaatctgcaaatgtagcTTTCATACTTCAGGATATATGAAAACAGAGACAGGATGCACTGCTACAATAACAAAATATCCTTGAAAGGAAGGTGAACAGAGGTTAGTCTTTGTCCTAAGTTGGTTCATGAGTctcacctttgacctcacaTTGTGTCCTTTGGCCTTACTACTGACCTACATTAacgagcgtaaagttggcgtcatactcatcctcatcctcagcctcaggggtcacgcgaaaatgaggatgaggatgacgctacagcgtcagcttcaccggcgtcagatccgattattcccgaatgcgtctgatggaatAGTAAGTGTAAAAActactttaaaaatgtgctccaagtttcatatcactgtaaatgttaatcaaaacacatttgggtttgtatttcataatatttagtaaatTCTCTGTTTCTCACGATGTAGATAcaacgcaacattcttagcccttaatttcaatttaaagttcaaaggtggcgttgacttttcaggcctcaagtcatagttctacaagttaattgttttatatgtcctctgaataattagggctttcatatcgcctctcatagtggcaatttttacaagtttCGGACCATGTATACCTTTTTGCGCCAAtttttggaatattttaacgcaagagttgagaggataccaacaaacacatccacggatccatggactgaaaattacgaacatttccaaaaactTAGCCTGTATGAGATATTGTAACGATTAAAAattacctgcgaaccagttttacgattcaaaagaaagttgagaaagaatggagttgttgttttcttaagttatgggcgaattttatcatttatccgtcatcgggtagcgtaacttcggcaatcttcggatacgacgctgaagctgacgctcagcagcgtcattttcagcgtcagctagaaaggtcacctgaggctgaggatgaggatgaggatgacgccaactttacgctcgtCCTACATTACACCAGGCTCATTTGCAACTGACTCATAGAACATGACTTTTCAACTGCACTTCATTTAATGTTTTCCGCCAAACTACTATCGaatttgtttttcagttttaaaatttctacttacagacaaatattaATTGTCCTAGAGTTGATGAAAATAggaaaatatgtttttgattcTGGACATCAGAGTGATCTTACAATGAAGAGTTGTATCACATTCCACCTATCAAATGTGGTTAAAAGTTAAGGGAAGCATAAGCCATGATCAATGGCCTTTTTTCCACATATCTCAGTCCACATGATACCACGTCTGCTCTGTTGTTACAGTAGATAGCTGATCAAAGCTTAAACTTGAAGTACTGTATCTAGCAACTCTGCTTTTTCCGTAATGAAGTCCCTGCCTCACATGTTCTGATATGCAAAACaaacatatttgcatatattgcGAAAAACATCCTCATCTCTGTAGACATTGACTCCATTGAGAGATTCCAAACAACTTTTATGGATCTAGAATAAACAGCGCACTGAGCAAATCCCATTAAGTTTCTAACCTCTGTAATGTTTGTAATCCTCGAACCTTGAAGTGAGGCTATCAACACTACTAGGCGAATTCATATTGAAGTACTGATTAACTCGGGCGGCTGGGGTCAAAGATCAGTGTATGTGTTTCATTACATCTATTGCAAAAATACAGACCTATAGACTACTGTCAAATTCTTTACAATGTAATGCTACCTATTCCCTAATGATATCACTGTCTGTTGACATTATCCTCTCAGTTTTGATGAGAAGTCGCTCTTTCCATCTTGTTTTTTAAGTTATTACACTAACAGAATACTTGACTGTTATATTGCGGACTAAAAATGCGTAAATACTGTAACATGAGCTTTGACATTTTGTACTGAAGATTTCAGTTATTATATACAAAAATTCTGAAGTCTCACAGATTACGCCTTGGAGCTCAACAAAATCATTTGAAGAAACAAATATCACAATGTACGATAAATGAATTAAGTAAGAATATTTATGCCTGCTTTTGTATCAAATCCAACAGGGGTTCATAagtttaaaaacattaaaactgaAGATTATGCTACGATAGTATTCAAATAACACTGACTATACTTAATTGAGCTTTAGAAGTTTAGTATCATAAACATCCCAATGGACTGTTTAGTAAACTAGCATCACATTtctttaacaaaaatatttttgtgaaaaacaaacagaaattttCTGATTCATAATACTAAGGGATTTTAATAACTCAGGTgatcttttttcaaaaatactgaACTGGATAGAGTTGAACAAATTTGGTGGTATAAACACTACGTTGAATGGATTATTTCGTACCTTACCCAGCACTATTTTTGAAGATAGGTTAGGCTTCACGAGGTGACTTAAAGGTTAACTCTTACTTTAGTCTGATGGCAACAACACGGATAGGAACACTGTTGAGATTATGCTTGAAACACATGGGAGAACGCAGCTTCTCCTGTAATCCATTGTGCTCAATTTATGACTTTCACACACATGGTACAGTTGACATTTTACTTAGATTCAGGGTGTCTAACAGCTAGAAGAGTTTCAGAGAGTCATCTTTGAGACCTGAGCTCCCTTTCAGACCAGAGTTCTAGATTTACGACTCATCAACAATCAGTCTTTGATGAAATGTGCCACAGACCCTTCTGCATGGACTGAATTAGTACAAGGgattgtaaaatataatacatgCTCACATTCCTTCCACGGATTTATACttgtaaataaatgttaatgtatgATCATACTACTTTGTATTTCCCATATTTTCTACTTTTTCACAAGAATGTGGTCAGTTGGAAATCCCTGTCTCATCATGTTGTCATTAAAAAGAAGTGATCTTTTCAGTTCTGCTTTCACCTCAGGAGGAAATGTGGGACCAATAAGCAGGAAATCTCTCTTTAAACTTCAATGCCACAGCAAAGATCTGAGATTTGAGATTACCATTTGTTGATATTGCAGGTTCTAAATGTTTGGTGCAGTTTTCATAAAACTGCACAAACAAAATCTACCATCATTAAAGTCTAGTTGTTTTTGGTCCACAAACAACCTAGTGTGCAATTCCCCTCTGAAATCTTCTGAAGTTCCTGCTTTCTAACTTTTAAAGACAGTGGGCTTGAGGAAACGATTCCATTTGAATATTTACTAAGAAGAGGTGAAGAGACATTTCATATTATATTCAAATGACTGGCAAAAAGCCCTCTGTACCTCTTTTGATGAAAGACCTGACATCTTGTTGTAAGAAACAGATATgattttttcttttcagaaaaaagaaatgtaaagtGATCAAtaccaaattaaaaaatgtagcaAAAAAATTTAAACTAGCAATTACACACTTGCATTATGCAATACTGTGCACCTAGTATGACTAACATCCATTGATGCCATAGGTGTGTGGGGTTTGGCTGGAGGGCATAGGTTGCCTAACTGTATAACCACGTTTTTGAATCCTCTTGTGTGTCTGACTAAAGACAAATCCAAAGCAAGGTATATACACAAAACATGAGTACActatatttacatttaaatttacacatgAAAGCATTAAcagcaaattaaattttgtctgGCCATTTTGTTGGTTGAAAATTGTGAGAATATGTAAAAATCAAGTAATCAACAATATATACTTGATCTATTCTCATATATTGCTAAATAATGATCAACGTTACAGCACTGTATCCATCCTCCCACACACCtagtgcgtgtgtgtgtgtgtgtgtgtgtgtgtgtgtgtgcatatatatatatatatatatatatatatatatatatatacacacacagtgTCACATCTATAATATATTAAATGTGCAGTTTTTCAGGAAATGAGGCAAGACAACAGAGGATGATGTTGAGTCAAAAGGGAACCATACTTTTTAGACGGGATTGCTAAATCGATCATAACTTCACGTTTACGGGGAGCAATTTATCTTTACATAACACTGAATATTCGGCATACTCGTCTCATTTTGTCTGAGACTACGTGAGATTATTGAGCCGCCACGCGACGGCATGTTGAATAACATGTATCATATATTCGATATTTAGTAAATACTCCGCTTGATCATCGAGAGACTGAAACGGAATAATCTTTACGTCTTCAATTGCTTTGATCTTGTGTTGCTGTAGACAAATTCACCATCGGACGCGTCACGCTTACGAAACAACTCATGattatgtaaaacaaaaacaagatcGCGGTTGTAAATGGAGGCCAAATATCAAACATGTCTGAGGAATCCGGGAACGAGCGAGCTGCGCTAAAGAACCAACGATCGACGTTTCCTCTTCGAAATTTTCGTAGTTGGATGTGTTTTTCGATATGTCTCACTCTATCAAACTTACCATTAAGACTGTCTTGACATCAGGAATTTCATCCTGGGTCTTCTTTTTCACTTCAGTTGTGTATATGGTCATTTTGACAATGTTTGTGTGCGGTGCTCTGAGTGTTGTCTGGCTGATCGTTTGAGCCGCAACCTTGGTTCTCTTTatgatatgctaattttcaactgcgtcacattCGATATATATAGAAGGACGCCCTCATACATAGCCGCAATCAAATTTCCCAGCTGTGCCGTTTATAACTATATAAGCTAGTGTTTCGTTTCCGCGTAACGCTTGTCACATTTTTGTAACTGCACCATTTACCTTCTCTGATCTTTGAAATTTCCGATTATCATTCAGCACTTGATTCCTGTACAACCTTGAAATTCTCACACGCTGTATTATTTTTCTTGATCATACATTCAACTTTCTTGGTGGACTCCGCGTTACAGTAAAGAGATAAAGATTGTGATTTTCATGTCATCTGCATACAacaagggactggtcagtttcttctgcCTGGTCACAAGtctgtttttgatttactgaaTTGAGCAGGGGGTTTTACTTTCTTTTTGACAGTGAGAAAGAAACATTGCTTGTCCAAAAAAAGTATGGTTCAATTCTGACGCTATGTATGATTATTTTTATGTCATGACTGAGGGTTATAATATTGTTTACGATCAAACAGGCAGTGGAGTatcacaaaatattgtaaattttaaacGAACATGTCATGTGTCAGTAAATGTCAACACGGAGATATGCTCCAAAGATAGGAACTTTGTAGCCAGTATACAAATATGCCATGTCCTTATCAATGATAagcagaatattttattatagtaTTTGTATACCTTTTCAGATGGAATTTCCTGCCGTCAGAGATTTGTCTAACAGCTTTCAGTATCAAATTTTCCAACTACTTTTCTGGCCTCCTGTTTTTGTGGATTCATTTGAAAACCGTAGACcaataacatttttgattttgtgaaattagAAATCTTTCCTtcattgacttacattgtaaCACAGGGAAATAGCAgctatttcaaattaaaatgttcagcaaaatttcacataattttgtttctttagtcTAAATCCAAACTTTGCAAGGCAACCCCTGATTTTATTATTGATTGTGAAAAAGAGTGGTCAAAAGTTTCCTTGAGCAAAGTGTGGGCAAAAATtctaaactttcaatttttaagGCACATATTCGTATTCACTTTACTAAACTTGCTTACATCATGTGTGTAATATTTTCCTTGCATGTTCatagaaaaaagttaatttatcCATGCCTCTATTCATGAAAATGAGGGGTTGATTTTTTTAAGTGGGGATGGAGGCAAATTTGGGGtctgaaataaaatgcaaatgcaGAGTGATCACACAATTGATGATACTGTACGGTAGGTGAAGTAATTTTTCAGACATCTgatatcatcaatattttaagTTCTGTACTCAAGGTTTGCTGTCATTAAAACTGAGAGAAAGGAAACAGCTTGTCCttgaaaacaaaaccacaatATATCTTGTCAGCTGTTCCATTTTGCACTTATACACCCCATTGCACATACAAAGTCAAAGCTGAACACAGGCAATACTGTCTTTCCTCATAGGGAAATGCTGCTAATATCTACCGCAAATTGTTGTACACAAGTTACATGTGTGTGGTCATGTTTAGTTTGCATATCAGACAGCTATGACTATTCATAAACACAAATGatttatttgtcatttaatgttacaatttcaggaaatcttcaaagtattaaaatatacataaaaaatacaaaatataggTTGGACATTTGTATCTAGACAAAGTGTTCATATCAATATCCAAAAATACTGATTACAAGTGCTGATTAACAAATTGAAGTCATTAAATCATGTAGTGACGTTATTTCAAGTAGTTTTAGTCTATTATATTGAAGTTAAACTCTCAGATCTATGGTCATCAGGAGCCAATCTCTGTTGTCATAACAACAGTGGTTTGAGTTATGGCAGAATAGAACACAATAGCATTTCTACAATAATGCTCAGGGCTCCTGCAAAAGATTTGTAATATGACCAACTTATTTGGGAACTTGAGTAATAATTTTTGTCTGCTAGTGCAATTTCTTTGGTACAGTATGGAAGTTGGAACTATATAACACATACTGGCTTACTGCCCTTGACAGTGACACTGATATCTTTCATTGCCCAATCACAATGAACCACTTCAGAGTTGATGAAATTTATAAAGATATGGTGGAGATAACATTACATGAAAAGTGCAATAGTCTAGTGTCTAAATTGTTTGGTGTATAAAATGGTAGAAAACGGGGACTTTTAACAGCCAACAAGTTCAAATGGTTATACTTGCATATCTTTCAGGTTTTTTATAAACATGAGATTGCAGTGCTGCATGAAAAGGTACATATACTGGTTTAACTTTCATAATGATAAACCACAGACCATTTTTTGACAATACCATAACGATAGTATTGTTCAACAAGTGCTACAGTGGAATGGATTTAGCAGCTTTAACCAcagaaaattaataaaattacaaatagaaTGGATTAGTGTCTAAGTTTGTAAGATAATCATGTCCTGCACTAGCTTCTCTCACATTCTGCACTGAAAGACTGGCAAAGTGATTTCTCAAATGATCTAACCCCCTTTTGTCAATATTGTGTGCTGTTTtctctttttcaagttcaatttTCAAATCAGTGATCTCTTCATACAGCTTGTTTATCTGGCCTTGATAATCCAGACGAATGTTATCCTCCCTGACGATACGTTCTCGCTCATACCACTTCCCTTTCTCATCGAGCTCGATTTCTGCCTCCTGTCTAGCTAAACGTTCCTGAGTCAACGTTTTCCTCATTTCCTTCAATTCTCTCTTCAGCTGGAACCTCTCCTCTTTAAGATCTTTGATGTCTTCTTTAAGAAGCTTGATCCTTCCGAGAGATTTCTTCTGATCCGCTTTAAGCTGATCACGGTGGATTTTTGTCCGCTGACACTCTTGCTGACTATCGTGTAGTTTTTTACTCCTGGTTTCGATGACTTTTGTCTGCTTTTTACACTTGGCTTCAAGTTCAGTCACCTGCTTGTGGGCTACATTTAGCATGCTGGATAATTTAATATTCTGCGCTTTTGACATCTCAAACAGTTCTCTTATAATCTCCAATTCTTTGTGAGTCCAAATGCAGGACTCCTCCAGCTGTCTCAGCTTAGCCTCTTCATTTGCATAGAATTCTGCCAGTGTATCGCCAGCCTGGACGGCCTTTTGCTGGTGGCTTTTTCTCTCTGCATTGATTTCCTGGCGTACTTGTTCATACAAAGCTTTGACCTTGTCCATGGGAGGAGTCTCCTTTTCATACTTGGCTATGATCTCCTCAGTTGAGTAGGTGTAGTATGGTGGGAACAGCTCTTCAACCCAGTGTTTCTCCATGTTTGACAGTTTAGTACTTTCCATGGCAATAGTTTGCAAACTGTGTGCtccaattttttgaaacttgtatGGTCAGCAACAGCACAGCATAAGGTTTAACACTGAAAGAAAATATAAGTTTTTTTAaacgtttttttatttaattgacTAATTTCTTACATGATATAAAATTTTCCATCTCACTTTAGCTCTTTGCAATCTATTGCAGATACGACTCACAAAGTATAGTTGCTTCCAGGCCTTGATACTTATTTCTCTTGAAAGAAAACTTGAATTTGTATTGTACACTTTCACTTGTGGCTAAGTGCAGATAGTACAATAGAAGGGAGTGtatgaaatgaatattttacagAGTCACTTTCTGTCATACATACTGAGACATCGTTGATCAAAtatagttgttgttgtttatgttgttaTTGAGTGATACTGTGTCCATTCTTTCCTACATGTAGGAAAGAATGGATGCCGGTGCTGTACTCTTATCTTCTTGGCATCTCAAAGCCTTGGAAGCTCTATAATTATCATTTTCTTTTACAGTTATTTGGAAGGTTAACAGTAGAAATGaatcaacaaaaagaaaatacttgtGTTCTTCACTTGTATTACCCAATAACAACACCACACACCCAAATTACTCTACTAGCAGTCCCAAGGGGCGTAAACAAGCTGTAACCATTGTAACATGCCCCATCAAGGCATAAACCctttttttagggtctatgatcaaGGGTAGGGCATGTCAAGCAatactttctacctccatgataacATCAATGGCCGAAAATAATTCACAAACGTATACTATGCAAATAAACGAAAACGGAATGCCACTTTTTGGCATCACTTATACGATGAAGCCCTGCAATGAGTGTGCATAGCTGCAGTAGTcatgtagctcgaggttttgcccgGGTATGGATATTTGGGTCGTAGGACGGCAAATACCGTCCGAGCCAAATATCTGTAAAACAGAAGACACAATATTGAAAGCCACTGACATTCATTATTGTCGTTGTTTGTACACGCGATTGAAATATCTACATAAATCGTGACTTTATAACACTTTACGTTGGCTTCTATTAGACGAAAACAAGCAGACTACTTGTTAAATTCTACCGTTACTTCCCATGACTAACTCAGTACACTGTACAGTTCATGGTGTTGTCTGTTGGTCTGTTGATCTTTAATTTTCTACGGGAAGTGGGAACCGAGAGTCAAAATCCGAGATCTGTTGATAAAAATAAGTATCTCCTTTAGCCTTATCGAAAGTTACCTTGTCAATATGGACTACTACGACATGTACCGTTAAACTTCTGAACCCTGATCAGGACAGCTGGAAGTGGATGGGTTGTCTTACGTGGAATTTGTTTTGGCCGCCATTTTTATGATAGCTATTATCTCGCATTATCTCGCGTGAAAATAATTCAAGGGATGATGCAAAGAAGATGCCACACATGACAGGGAGGGCCTAGGGGTCGCCCGAATAGCGACGGGGGTTACATGTAATAATTAACAAGGGAATCAATGTTaagtagaacgcacctcagggacagacatttggactctcaaacttttacaattctcttctgatatacgacatgtggggattcattttaagactcttggtgaaagaaaacttttcaccggcttagtttttcgaaattcgaaaaaaaatatttttctccacagagttaacacagggatggcggccattttgaatttctaatatcggtaaaacTTGGGTAacttgtttccctagtaccaaaatttgcatggtgaccccttgttttattcttgattttgaaagagaatgattaaaagattccttgaggaaagttagagcaaaagtttaagtctttcactttcgaggtgcatactaccttaagagcaAAAGTACAGCCAGACAAGCTGGTGTTAATTCAACTAATTTGATCAAGTAATAGAAATCATGACGTAAATGTTACttaactggtttttttttaagattacattcTAGCCATCTCCCCTCAAAGaacataattaataataatataatgttCTCCAAGCATGTTGGTCAGAATGAGGAAGATTGGACAGTTAGTTGGGAATTAATTAtgttatttcatgatttttttctggaCATCAAAAGGGCAAGCTTAAATGTAGTTTGGTCCAACCTGACAGTGTTCCTTATTGCATGCATAGACTAACAATAATGATCCTTCAGTGTAAATTCTGAATCACGTTTTTTGTTTGGCTCAGGTTGAATTTCTCATCAGTAAAATGTTTTCTCGGGTTtccttattttgaaatactatgATTTATATCTTGTCAATAGTACGGATATCTCAGAAAATTTCCATTGAACAAATTTAGACTGCTTATTAAATGCAAAGTCCTACCACCAGGAAGGGCGCCCTCAAGTGACAAACATTCCAGTCTTCCatgattttaatgaaatttcataattaaaaccaggtttatttttgtatgaGCTGTAATTGCTTAACagattttgtaactttttccTGCGTTTGTCTTCACTCAAGCAGAGTTGTAACAAACAGTGGAAAACAATTGTTGAATATGAATCCATATCGAGCACTAGCATATCACAAAAAGCATTGAAGCCTTGTGAGGTTTCCAAAAGTCTTGATGAGAATATCAACATACCCTCGATGTGTTCCACTGATccaaatttcactgtaatttgcatttttcgTGACATCTACCACAAGACCTTACACCCCAATATTTTGGTTTGAACCCACCGTTGAGAAACAGGTAGCCattgaattcagaatagcaAGCTTTCCTCTTCTCACACTAAAATGTTGAAttccaaaagtcatgtaattccatggtaaccatggtACTGCCAAAAATATCAGgatatatttgaggtcataCAGGGTCACCACAATGGCTTTAAGTATGTCTGTGAACTTTTTGGACATTAAAAAGAAATCATTTatttgatcatcatcatcatcatctttccAATTGTTTTAAAAGCTGAAATGAACACGAGAAATTTAAATAGACaggtaaaaatgttgaagaAGCAGGTCACCTCCAATGTTGGTTGGTCATCCTTTTTCCCCACTGATCGTATTCTCCGTAGTGTCATTGTACTGTATAAAGGTTAATTGAATGGTGACTTATAAGCCCACTGGGCTAGGCAACTCATAGagttgcaagtcacaataataaacaattactactactactacattGAGCTACTTACAACATCGTCACatcaattccccccccccccccctgaaattCAATTCCTTGGGTGAATTCCGACAGTATATTATCATGTCACACACACACTTGGTCACTTGATAAAATAGGAAATACGCAaattattatttaacttttgaaattttaataggCTGTATCATGAAAAGCTCTTTTTACTTGACAAAAAAAGTCGTATGAGTGTATGTGTTCTAACTTTACAGCAACagtctttttaaaaattatgccAGAGCTGTGACGGTAAAAAATAACAGGTCCTCTCTTATGATGGACATATAACAAGAAAACTTTCAATTCTAATACAAACAGGAATGAATGGTATTTACAATGAACGGATTAAAGTATCAACGGATCGAAACTGCAGAAGATAATTTAAATGCAAGAACAGGTATCACTTCCACATTGATATGGCATCAAAAAATTGGATTT
Above is a window of Ptychodera flava strain L36383 chromosome 19, AS_Pfla_20210202, whole genome shotgun sequence DNA encoding:
- the LOC139119252 gene encoding coiled-coil domain-containing protein 160 homolog, whose product is MESTKLSNMEKHWVEELFPPYYTYSTEEIIAKYEKETPPMDKVKALYEQVRQEINAERKSHQQKAVQAGDTLAEFYANEEAKLRQLEESCIWTHKELEIIRELFEMSKAQNIKLSSMLNVAHKQVTELEAKCKKQTKVIETRSKKLHDSQQECQRTKIHRDQLKADQKKSLGRIKLLKEDIKDLKEERFQLKRELKEMRKTLTQERLARQEAEIELDEKGKWYERERIVREDNIRLDYQGQINKLYEEITDLKIELEKEKTAHNIDKRGLDHLRNHFASLSVQNVREASAGHDYLTNLDTNPFYL